In one Arenibacter antarcticus genomic region, the following are encoded:
- a CDS encoding tyrosine-type recombinase/integrase, which produces MAIFEKLITLNNQVEHDLDNVLSHNDNYSIPKIYDAKGDLSKRWYVYFSFRNTETNKMERISNIYGKAHKYKTKENRYAILSSYRINLLKHLKEGYNPFDSNRSLHNSVKEQKNPTKSESNFITATKEADIIVSKDTPAGTALKDAFDFSLKLKKQQVSERTFQDYKYKMESFLKYISKHHTDVKTIDQLSKNVTQDFLNNLLLNSSPRNRNNHRLAMGSVMQTLEDNDIMPVNFIKKIPVLKSTPQRNKTYTLDKENKIFDYLESEDPILLLFIKFISYNFLRPIEVCRIRIGDINLENNTIQFKAKNSPLKTKIIPEILLKELPDLTKMDKTHFLFTPDKIGGVWETQETNKRNYFSKCFKTIVKAKFDLGADYGLYSFRHTYITKLYRMLLKNGSPFEAKSKLMLITGHTSMSALEKYLRDIDAELPEDYSHLLE; this is translated from the coding sequence ATGGCTATATTTGAAAAACTAATTACGCTTAACAACCAAGTTGAACACGATTTAGATAACGTATTGTCACACAACGATAACTATTCCATACCTAAAATTTACGATGCAAAGGGAGACCTATCCAAAAGATGGTACGTGTATTTTTCATTTCGCAACACCGAAACCAACAAAATGGAAAGAATTAGTAATATTTATGGTAAAGCTCATAAATATAAAACCAAGGAAAATCGCTATGCCATTCTATCTTCTTATCGTATTAACCTATTAAAGCACTTAAAAGAAGGCTACAATCCTTTTGACAGTAACAGGTCTCTGCACAATTCCGTTAAAGAGCAAAAGAATCCAACCAAAAGTGAAAGTAATTTTATAACTGCTACAAAAGAAGCGGATATCATTGTTTCAAAAGACACTCCTGCAGGAACGGCGTTGAAAGATGCCTTTGATTTTAGTCTAAAGCTAAAGAAGCAACAGGTTAGCGAAAGGACGTTCCAGGATTATAAATATAAGATGGAATCGTTTTTAAAGTATATCTCTAAACATCACACCGATGTAAAGACCATTGATCAATTGAGCAAAAATGTCACTCAGGACTTTTTAAACAACCTACTTCTAAACTCTAGTCCAAGAAATCGGAACAATCATAGGTTGGCGATGGGCAGTGTTATGCAAACCTTGGAGGACAATGACATTATGCCCGTGAACTTTATAAAAAAGATTCCCGTCCTAAAATCCACACCACAGCGAAACAAAACCTATACGTTGGACAAGGAAAATAAGATATTCGATTATTTAGAATCTGAAGACCCCATCCTCTTACTTTTTATAAAATTCATATCGTATAACTTTCTTCGCCCCATAGAAGTATGTAGAATAAGAATTGGGGATATCAACTTGGAGAATAACACTATACAGTTTAAAGCGAAAAACAGCCCTTTAAAAACAAAGATTATTCCTGAAATATTATTGAAAGAGCTACCCGATCTCACAAAAATGGATAAGACTCATTTTCTCTTTACACCTGATAAAATAGGAGGTGTTTGGGAAACACAGGAAACAAATAAGAGAAATTATTTTTCTAAATGCTTTAAAACAATTGTCAAGGCTAAATTTGATTTAGGCGCGGACTATGGACTTTATAGCTTTAGACATACTTATATTACTAAATTATATAGGATGCTGTTAAAAAATGGATCTCCCTTTGAAGCCAAAAGTAAACTAATGCTCATTACAGGACATACTTCCATGTCGGCGTTGGAAAAATACCTACGTGATATCGATGCCGAATTACCTGAAGATTATTCGCATCTTTTAGAATAA